In Bosea vestrisii, the following are encoded in one genomic region:
- the paaK gene encoding phenylacetate--CoA ligase PaaK encodes MEDLSPRPGDLDPIETASRDEISALQLTRLKTTIEHAYRNSPHYSAQFDKAGVHPGDLKTLSDLSKFPFTVKQDLRDTYPFGMFAVPREKIARIHASSGTTGKPTVVGYTQNDIEMWATCVARSIRAAGGRAGDICHVAYGYGLFTGGLGAHYGAEKLGCTVIPISGGMTERQVTLIQDFKPRIIMVTPSYMLSILDEFRRQGIDPRSSSLAVGIFGAEPWTNAMREEIQQDFDMHAVDIYGLSEVIGPGVASECVETKDGLHVWEDHFYPEIIDPETGDVLPDGELGELVFTSLTKEALPIIRYRTRDLTRLLPGTARAMRRIEKITGRCDDMIILRGVNIFPTQVEEQLLKCAGLAPHFQIELVRAGRMDDMVVHVEAMPHATDTAARTASGRELAHHIKSVVGVSTKVVVGDPDSVERSAGKARRVVDNRPKG; translated from the coding sequence ATGGAAGACCTTTCGCCCCGTCCGGGCGATCTCGATCCCATCGAAACCGCCTCGCGCGACGAGATTTCGGCGCTCCAGCTGACGCGATTGAAGACGACGATCGAGCACGCCTATCGGAACTCACCGCATTACAGCGCGCAGTTCGACAAGGCCGGCGTGCATCCGGGTGACCTGAAGACGCTGTCCGACCTGTCGAAATTCCCGTTCACGGTGAAGCAGGACCTGCGCGACACCTATCCATTCGGCATGTTCGCGGTGCCGCGCGAGAAGATCGCCCGCATCCATGCCTCCTCTGGCACCACCGGCAAGCCGACGGTCGTCGGCTATACGCAAAACGACATCGAGATGTGGGCAACTTGCGTCGCGCGCTCGATCCGGGCGGCGGGCGGGCGAGCCGGCGACATCTGCCATGTCGCCTATGGCTATGGCCTGTTCACCGGCGGGTTAGGGGCGCATTACGGCGCCGAGAAGCTTGGCTGCACGGTGATCCCGATCTCCGGCGGCATGACCGAGCGCCAGGTGACGCTGATCCAGGACTTCAAGCCGCGCATCATCATGGTGACGCCGTCCTACATGCTGTCGATCCTGGACGAGTTCCGCCGCCAGGGCATCGATCCGCGCAGCTCCTCGCTCGCGGTCGGCATCTTCGGCGCCGAGCCCTGGACCAATGCGATGCGCGAGGAGATCCAGCAGGATTTCGACATGCACGCGGTCGACATCTACGGCCTGTCCGAGGTGATCGGCCCCGGCGTCGCCAGTGAATGCGTCGAGACCAAGGACGGGCTGCACGTCTGGGAGGACCATTTCTATCCGGAGATCATCGATCCGGAGACCGGCGACGTCCTTCCCGATGGCGAGCTCGGCGAACTGGTCTTCACTTCGCTGACCAAGGAAGCGCTGCCGATCATCCGCTACCGCACGCGCGACCTGACACGGCTTTTGCCCGGCACCGCGCGCGCCATGCGCCGGATCGAAAAGATCACCGGCCGCTGCGACGACATGATCATCCTGCGTGGCGTCAACATCTTCCCGACGCAGGTCGAGGAGCAGCTGTTGAAATGCGCTGGGCTTGCCCCGCATTTCCAGATCGAACTCGTGCGTGCCGGGCGGATGGACGACATGGTCGTGCATGTCGAAGCCATGCCACATGCCACTGATACGGCGGCGCGCACTGCGTCCGGCAGGGAACTTGCACACCACATCAAAAGCGTGGTGGGAGTCAGCACCAAGGTGGTGGTGGGCGATCCTGATTCGGTCGAGCGTTCGGCTGGAAAGGCGAGGCGCGTCGTCGACAACAGGCCGAAAGGATAG
- the paaZ gene encoding phenylacetic acid degradation bifunctional protein PaaZ — translation MNAPVKTVRQLESYIAGDWVRGAGKAVPLLDAATGAEVALIDASGLDMKRALNHGREAGGPALRKLSFHERALMLKALGQALMEAKEEFYALSTATGATRTDSWIDIEGGIGTLLSFASKGRRELPNTRTLVDGDVELLSRDNTFSGQHILTPLEGVAIHINAFNFPCWGMLEKLAPTLLAGMPALIKPASQTAYLTELMVRRIIATGILPEGALQLISGSVGDLLDHVDCQDVVTFTGSAATGRKLRTHKAIVENSVRFTMEADSLNAAILGPDAVAGTEEFDLFVKEVAREMTVKAGQKCTAIRRVIAPRAAVEPLIKALGDRLAKTALGNPGEEATRMGPLASLAQREEVRARIAELQGDAEIVVGDPSQAKLMSGDAEAGAFLSPVLLYCDKPGAARAVHDVEAFGPVSTIIPYETAEEAAELARRGKGSLVASVFTNDPAFTREAVEALGPWHGRVMLGNRVSAKSSTGHGSPLPVLVHGGPGRAGGGEELGGMRAVKHYMQRTAVQGAPWLLSEVTGRWMQGAKTRQDGVHPFRKSLAELEIGDQLVTASRMVTLEDIEHFAHFTGDTFYAHMDEEAAKANPFFDGRVAHGYLIVSFAAGLFVDPAPGPVLANYGVDALRFLTPVNPGDALQVTLTCKQINPRETEEYGEVRWDCTVSNQDAQLVAQYDVLTMVAKSWPQ, via the coding sequence ATGAACGCGCCAGTGAAGACCGTCCGCCAGCTCGAATCCTACATCGCCGGAGACTGGGTCCGCGGCGCCGGCAAGGCGGTGCCGCTGCTCGATGCGGCGACCGGGGCGGAAGTCGCGCTGATCGACGCCAGCGGCCTCGATATGAAGCGTGCGCTGAACCATGGCCGCGAGGCGGGCGGGCCGGCGCTGCGCAAGCTCAGCTTCCATGAGCGGGCCCTGATGCTGAAGGCGCTCGGCCAGGCGCTGATGGAGGCGAAGGAGGAGTTCTACGCCCTTTCCACCGCCACCGGCGCGACACGAACCGACAGCTGGATCGACATCGAGGGCGGCATCGGCACCTTGCTGTCATTCGCCTCGAAGGGCCGGCGCGAGCTGCCGAACACGCGAACGCTCGTCGATGGCGATGTCGAGCTCCTGTCGCGCGACAACACGTTTTCCGGCCAGCACATTCTGACGCCACTCGAAGGCGTCGCGATCCACATCAACGCCTTCAACTTCCCGTGCTGGGGCATGCTGGAGAAGCTGGCGCCGACGCTGCTCGCCGGCATGCCGGCGCTGATCAAGCCGGCAAGCCAGACCGCCTATCTGACCGAATTGATGGTGCGCCGGATCATCGCGACCGGCATCCTGCCGGAGGGCGCGCTGCAGCTGATCAGTGGCTCGGTCGGCGACCTGCTCGACCATGTCGATTGCCAGGATGTCGTGACCTTCACCGGCTCGGCCGCGACCGGGCGCAAGCTCCGGACCCACAAGGCGATCGTCGAGAATTCGGTGCGCTTCACCATGGAGGCGGATTCGCTCAATGCCGCCATCCTCGGACCTGACGCCGTCGCGGGGACCGAGGAATTCGACCTCTTCGTCAAGGAGGTCGCCCGCGAGATGACCGTGAAGGCCGGGCAGAAGTGCACGGCGATCCGCCGCGTGATCGCGCCACGCGCCGCGGTCGAGCCGCTGATCAAGGCGCTCGGCGACCGGCTCGCCAAGACTGCGCTCGGCAATCCCGGCGAAGAAGCGACGCGGATGGGCCCGCTCGCCAGCCTCGCCCAGCGCGAAGAGGTGCGGGCCCGCATCGCCGAACTGCAAGGGGATGCCGAGATCGTCGTGGGCGATCCGAGCCAAGCCAAGCTGATGTCGGGCGATGCTGAAGCCGGTGCCTTCCTCAGCCCGGTGCTACTCTATTGCGACAAGCCGGGTGCCGCCCGGGCGGTGCACGATGTCGAGGCCTTCGGCCCGGTCAGCACGATCATCCCCTATGAGACCGCGGAGGAGGCCGCGGAGCTCGCGCGCCGTGGCAAGGGCAGTCTCGTCGCTTCTGTCTTCACCAATGACCCCGCTTTCACCCGCGAGGCCGTAGAGGCGCTCGGGCCGTGGCATGGCCGCGTCATGCTCGGCAATCGCGTCAGCGCGAAGTCCTCGACCGGCCATGGCTCGCCTTTGCCGGTCCTGGTCCATGGCGGCCCGGGCCGTGCCGGCGGCGGCGAGGAGCTCGGCGGCATGCGCGCCGTCAAACACTACATGCAGCGCACCGCCGTCCAGGGCGCGCCCTGGCTGTTGTCGGAGGTCACCGGCCGCTGGATGCAGGGCGCGAAGACGCGCCAGGACGGTGTCCATCCCTTCCGCAAGTCGCTCGCCGAACTGGAGATCGGTGACCAGCTCGTCACGGCTTCACGCATGGTGACGTTGGAGGACATCGAGCATTTCGCCCATTTCACCGGCGACACCTTCTACGCCCATATGGACGAGGAGGCCGCCAAGGCGAACCCGTTCTTCGACGGGCGCGTCGCGCATGGCTATCTGATCGTGTCGTTCGCGGCCGGGCTGTTCGTCGATCCGGCGCCGGGCCCTGTGCTCGCCAATTACGGCGTCGACGCGCTGCGCTTCCTGACCCCGGTCAATCCAGGCGACGCGCTGCAGGTGACGCTGACCTGCAAGCAGATCAACCCGCGCGAAACCGAAGAGTATGGCGAGGTGCGCTGGGACTGCACGGTCAGCAATCAGGATGCGCAGCTCGTCGCGCAGTATGATGTGCTGACGATGGTGGCGAAGAGCTGGCCGCAGTAG
- a CDS encoding TetR/AcrR family transcriptional regulator, with protein sequence MARTRAADFDEKRRSILDSAAAVFTKLGMERASMAQIAQENNVSKALLYHYYPSKDLLIFDIGRTHLVELEAAIIEADRPDLEPRARLRHLIGGVLENYRTASNFHQVLLNGTGSLTEPQRLELREMERRIVKAFSDVLIDINPALAQSRAGVTPVTMSLFGILNWVYTWFRPSGALSREGYADMVTALFLDGAGAIK encoded by the coding sequence ATGGCCCGGACCAGGGCTGCCGACTTCGACGAGAAGCGGCGCAGCATACTCGACAGCGCCGCGGCCGTTTTCACCAAGCTCGGCATGGAGCGCGCCTCGATGGCGCAGATCGCTCAGGAGAACAATGTCTCCAAGGCGCTGCTCTACCATTACTATCCGAGCAAGGACCTGTTGATCTTCGATATCGGCCGCACCCATCTCGTCGAGCTGGAGGCGGCGATCATCGAGGCCGACCGGCCCGACCTGGAACCACGGGCGCGCTTGCGCCACCTGATCGGCGGCGTGCTCGAAAATTACCGCACCGCCTCGAATTTCCACCAGGTGCTGCTCAACGGCACCGGCTCGCTCACCGAGCCGCAGAGGCTGGAACTGCGGGAGATGGAGCGCCGGATCGTCAAGGCGTTCTCGGATGTACTGATCGACATCAACCCGGCGCTGGCGCAGAGCCGCGCCGGCGTGACCCCGGTCACCATGTCGCTGTTCGGTATCCTGAACTGGGTCTACACGTGGTTCCGGCCGAGTGGTGCGCTCAGCCGCGAAGGCTATGCCGACATGGTCACCGCGCTGTTCCTCGACGGCGCTGGCGCGATAAAATAG
- the paaI gene encoding hydroxyphenylacetyl-CoA thioesterase PaaI produces MSFDVSDPDALARAVAQAMWDKDLASRSLGMSLDSAGPGTATLSLTITAVMTNGHKTCHGGYIFTLADSAFAFACNSYNQNTVAQHCSVSFLRPAFEGDRLTASAREVSRIGRGGIYDITVTNQNGEHVAEFRGHSRTIKGTPIAEPG; encoded by the coding sequence ATGAGCTTCGACGTTTCCGATCCGGATGCGCTCGCCCGCGCCGTCGCCCAGGCGATGTGGGACAAGGATCTGGCGTCCCGCAGTCTTGGCATGAGCCTCGATTCAGCCGGCCCGGGCACGGCGACGTTGTCCCTGACCATCACGGCGGTCATGACCAACGGCCACAAGACCTGCCATGGCGGCTATATCTTCACCCTGGCGGACTCGGCCTTCGCCTTCGCTTGCAACAGCTACAACCAGAATACCGTGGCGCAGCACTGCTCGGTGAGCTTCCTGCGCCCCGCCTTCGAGGGCGACCGGCTGACTGCCAGCGCCCGCGAGGTCTCGCGGATCGGCCGCGGCGGCATCTACGACATCACGGTGACCAATCAGAACGGCGAGCATGTCGCGGAATTTCGCGGCCACTCCCGCACCATCAAGGGCACGCCGATCGCCGAACCAGGCTGA
- a CDS encoding Lrp/AsnC family transcriptional regulator, which yields MQLTELDRKLITLLQADARISNQELADGAGMSASACWRRVRALEEAGVISSYRAVVDPAKAGLAFSAMVHVALVRHEADHVTTFISRVAARPEVLECFATTGEADYHLHVVCRDKDAYNDFLEHFLFRLPGIANVRTNLVLREIKVHGPVPV from the coding sequence ATGCAGCTTACCGAACTGGACCGCAAGCTGATCACCCTGCTGCAAGCGGATGCTCGAATCTCCAATCAGGAACTGGCCGATGGTGCGGGCATGTCGGCCTCCGCCTGCTGGCGGCGGGTGCGGGCGCTGGAGGAAGCCGGCGTGATCTCGAGCTACCGCGCGGTCGTGGATCCGGCCAAGGCTGGGCTTGCCTTCAGTGCGATGGTGCATGTCGCGCTGGTGCGCCATGAGGCCGACCACGTGACGACGTTCATCTCACGTGTGGCGGCGCGGCCGGAGGTACTGGAATGCTTCGCGACCACCGGCGAGGCCGACTACCACCTGCATGTCGTCTGCCGCGACAAGGACGCCTACAACGATTTCCTGGAGCATTTCCTGTTCAGGCTGCCGGGCATCGCGAATGTCCGCACCAACCTCGTGCTGAGGGAGATCAAGGTGCACGGGCCGGTGCCGGTGTGA
- the paaG gene encoding 2-(1,2-epoxy-1,2-dihydrophenyl)acetyl-CoA isomerase PaaG, which produces MSDTVKVALADGLLRLALNRPDKLNSFNEEMHLALRAGFQRAHDENEIRAVLLTGAGRGFCAGQDLGDRDPRKETAPDLGRTIETFYNPLIRQIRSLDKPVVCAVNGVAAGAGANIAIACDIVLAARSAKFIQAFSKIGLVPDSGGTWSLAQLLGEARAKALALMAEPLTAETAASWGLIWRVVDDAELMDEAEALGRKLAAGPTFGLGLIKQAIQASAGNTLDQQLDLERDLQRQAGRSADYAEGVMAFLDKRQPEFTGR; this is translated from the coding sequence ATGTCCGATACGGTCAAGGTGGCGCTCGCCGACGGCCTGCTCAGGCTGGCGCTCAATCGTCCGGACAAGCTGAATTCCTTCAATGAAGAGATGCATCTGGCCCTGCGCGCCGGCTTCCAGCGCGCGCATGACGAGAACGAAATCCGCGCGGTCCTGCTGACGGGCGCCGGTCGCGGCTTCTGCGCCGGCCAGGACCTGGGCGATCGCGACCCGCGCAAGGAGACGGCGCCGGATCTCGGCCGCACGATCGAGACCTTCTACAACCCGCTGATCCGCCAGATCCGCAGCCTCGACAAGCCGGTCGTTTGCGCGGTCAATGGCGTCGCCGCCGGTGCCGGCGCCAATATCGCGATCGCCTGCGATATCGTGCTCGCGGCGCGTTCGGCGAAATTCATCCAGGCCTTCTCCAAGATCGGCCTCGTCCCCGATTCCGGCGGCACCTGGAGCCTCGCGCAGCTGCTCGGCGAGGCGCGCGCCAAAGCGCTCGCCCTGATGGCGGAACCGTTGACGGCCGAGACCGCCGCTTCCTGGGGCCTGATCTGGCGCGTCGTCGACGACGCCGAGCTGATGGACGAGGCCGAGGCGCTCGGCAGGAAACTTGCCGCCGGCCCGACCTTCGGGCTCGGCCTGATCAAGCAGGCGATCCAGGCCTCGGCCGGCAATACGCTCGACCAGCAGCTCGATCTCGAACGCGACCTGCAGCGGCAGGCCGGGCGCAGCGCCGACTATGCCGAAGGCGTGATGGCCTTCCTCGACAAGCGCCAGCCTGAGTTCACCGGACGATGA
- a CDS encoding branched-chain amino acid ABC transporter permease: protein MRLSRKHLTLIVLALLITLAPTLFPSNFYYRIGALIFVNGLAVTGLVVLIGFAGQISLGHAGFAGIGAYACALAPGYLGLHPGLAMLLGAVLSGGVAWLIGRPILRLKGYYLAVATLGFGILVSMVLANEAKITGGPDGREVAELGLRSALATIGIGLSNAQFWYAATGLSMLAGAWIALNLQDSPTGRALRALHDSEVAARTVGVDVARLKLSAFVISAVYASLSGSLLALMNRFITPDVAGFLHSVELVTMTVFGGVGSVPGAILGAATLTLLPQALTVLQQYENLILGLIMMLVMIFMRDGLLPSLMRRLKGRG, encoded by the coding sequence ATGCGCCTGTCCCGCAAGCATCTGACCCTCATCGTGCTGGCGCTGCTGATCACGCTGGCGCCGACGCTCTTCCCGTCGAATTTCTATTACCGCATCGGCGCGCTGATCTTTGTGAACGGGCTCGCGGTCACCGGCCTCGTCGTGCTGATCGGCTTTGCCGGTCAGATCAGCCTCGGCCACGCCGGCTTCGCCGGGATCGGTGCCTATGCCTGCGCGCTCGCACCAGGCTATCTCGGCCTGCATCCCGGCCTCGCCATGCTGCTCGGCGCCGTGCTTTCCGGTGGTGTCGCCTGGCTGATCGGCCGGCCGATCCTGCGGCTCAAGGGCTATTACCTCGCCGTCGCCACCCTCGGCTTCGGCATCCTCGTCTCGATGGTGCTCGCCAACGAGGCGAAGATCACCGGCGGCCCGGATGGGCGCGAGGTCGCCGAGCTCGGCTTGCGCAGCGCGTTGGCCACGATCGGCATCGGCCTCAGCAACGCACAGTTCTGGTACGCCGCCACCGGCCTGTCGATGCTCGCCGGCGCCTGGATCGCGCTCAACCTGCAGGACAGCCCTACCGGCCGGGCGCTGCGTGCCTTGCACGATTCCGAGGTCGCGGCCCGCACCGTCGGCGTCGACGTCGCCAGGCTGAAGCTCTCGGCGTTCGTGATCTCCGCCGTCTACGCTTCGCTTTCGGGCTCGCTGCTGGCGCTGATGAACCGCTTCATCACGCCGGATGTCGCCGGCTTCCTGCACTCGGTCGAGTTGGTGACGATGACGGTGTTCGGCGGCGTCGGCTCGGTGCCGGGCGCGATCCTCGGCGCAGCCACACTGACGCTGCTGCCGCAGGCGCTGACCGTGCTGCAGCAATACGAGAATCTCATCCTTGGCCTGATCATGATGCTGGTGATGATCTTCATGCGTGATGGGCTCCTGCCCTCGCTCATGCGCCGCCTGAAGGGGAGAGGCTGA
- a CDS encoding ABC transporter substrate-binding protein has translation MKFKVFGSALALTLGLAGPAFADIKIGASVSETGPASSLGDPEAKTLKLLVDEINAAGGVLGQKLKLFFYDDGGDPNKARTFATRLVEDDEVVAIVGGSTTGTTMSIISVVENAKIPFISLAGAIEIIDPVKPFVFKTPHTDRMACRKIFEDMKAKGLTKIALISGSDGFGASMRKQCLQVIGEFGITVLAEETYGPNDADMTPQLTNIRSKGEVQAILNPGFGQGPAIVTRNYGQLGIKTPLYQSHGVASKSFIDLAGPASEGVRLPGTAVLVANLLPANDPQKAVVGAYTSAYQAKFNLPASTFGGYAHDGLRLLVDAIKRAGKAEPKAIRDALESTKGFVGVTGTFNMAAGDHLGLDLSAFRMLEIKRGDWALVQ, from the coding sequence ATGAAGTTCAAAGTCTTCGGCAGCGCGCTCGCGCTGACGCTCGGCCTCGCTGGCCCGGCCTTCGCGGACATCAAGATCGGCGCCTCGGTCTCCGAGACCGGACCGGCCTCGTCGCTCGGAGATCCCGAAGCCAAGACCCTCAAGCTGCTGGTCGACGAGATCAATGCCGCCGGCGGCGTGCTCGGCCAGAAGCTCAAGCTCTTCTTCTATGACGACGGCGGCGACCCGAACAAGGCGCGCACCTTCGCCACGCGCCTGGTCGAGGACGACGAGGTCGTCGCCATCGTTGGCGGCTCGACCACCGGCACCACCATGTCGATCATCTCGGTGGTCGAGAATGCCAAGATCCCGTTCATCTCGCTGGCGGGTGCGATCGAGATCATCGATCCGGTCAAGCCCTTCGTCTTCAAGACGCCGCATACCGACCGCATGGCCTGCCGCAAGATCTTCGAGGACATGAAGGCCAAGGGCCTGACCAAGATCGCCCTGATCTCGGGCTCCGACGGCTTCGGCGCCTCGATGCGCAAGCAGTGCCTGCAGGTCATCGGCGAGTTCGGCATTACCGTGCTCGCCGAGGAGACCTACGGCCCGAACGACGCCGACATGACCCCGCAGCTCACCAATATCCGCTCCAAGGGCGAGGTGCAGGCGATCCTCAATCCCGGCTTCGGCCAGGGCCCGGCGATCGTCACCCGCAATTATGGCCAGCTCGGCATCAAGACGCCGCTCTATCAGTCGCATGGCGTCGCCTCGAAGAGCTTCATCGACCTTGCCGGTCCGGCTTCCGAAGGCGTGCGCCTGCCCGGCACCGCCGTCCTCGTCGCCAATCTTCTGCCGGCGAACGACCCGCAGAAGGCGGTCGTCGGCGCCTACACGAGCGCCTATCAGGCGAAGTTCAATCTGCCCGCGTCCACTTTCGGCGGCTACGCCCATGACGGCCTGCGGCTGCTGGTCGACGCTATAAAGCGCGCCGGCAAGGCCGAGCCGAAGGCGATCCGCGACGCGCTGGAAAGCACCAAGGGCTTCGTCGGCGTGACCGGCACCTTCAACATGGCGGCAGGCGACCATCTTGGCCTCGACCTCTCCGCCTTCCGGATGCTCGAGATCAAGCGCGGCGACTGGGCGCTGGTCCAGTAA
- a CDS encoding ABC transporter ATP-binding protein translates to MLSVEGLRSRYGRIEVLHGVDLEVGSGEIVTVVGANGAGKTTLLRCISGVQPASGGAIIFRGEALNAIPAHRRVGLGLSHSPEGRLIFTNLTVEENLRLGAYLFADERVERDMADAFAMFPILKEKRNLPAGGLSGGQQQMLAIGRALMARPACLLLDEPSMGLAPILVAQILDVVKNLKSLGVTVLLVEQNAYAALKIADRGYVMETGRITMAGPAAELIADERIRAAYLGL, encoded by the coding sequence ATGCTCTCGGTTGAGGGGCTGCGCTCGCGCTATGGCCGCATCGAAGTCCTGCACGGCGTCGACCTCGAGGTCGGCTCGGGCGAGATCGTGACCGTCGTCGGCGCCAACGGAGCCGGCAAGACGACGCTGCTGCGCTGCATCTCCGGGGTGCAGCCGGCGAGCGGCGGCGCGATCATCTTCAGGGGCGAGGCGCTGAACGCGATTCCGGCCCATCGCCGCGTCGGCCTGGGTCTCTCGCATTCGCCGGAAGGCCGGCTGATCTTCACCAACCTGACCGTGGAGGAGAACCTGCGGCTCGGCGCCTATCTCTTCGCAGACGAACGCGTCGAGCGCGACATGGCCGACGCCTTCGCGATGTTCCCGATCCTGAAGGAGAAGCGCAACCTGCCGGCCGGCGGCCTCTCCGGTGGCCAGCAGCAGATGCTGGCGATCGGCCGCGCTTTGATGGCGCGGCCCGCCTGCCTGCTGCTCGACGAGCCGAGCATGGGGCTCGCGCCGATCCTCGTGGCGCAGATTCTCGACGTCGTGAAGAATCTGAAGTCGCTCGGCGTCACGGTCCTGTTGGTCGAGCAGAACGCCTATGCCGCTCTGAAGATTGCCGATCGCGGCTATGTCATGGAGACCGGCCGGATCACGATGGCTGGACCGGCGGCCGAGCTGATCGCGGACGAGCGTATCCGGGCCGCCTATTTGGGCCTTTAG
- a CDS encoding branched-chain amino acid ABC transporter permease: protein MAELLQYLLSGVTVGAVYALVALGFTLIYNASDVVNFAQGEFVMLGGMISFFAWQAGIPLPLAAILAIIATASVGVLLNKLAIEPARGAPVASLIIITIGASIFLRGGAQLVFDKQLHRFPSFSGDDPIRILGATILPQSLWVIAGAVAIFLALWLFFAHTLTGKAVLATANNRIAASLVGINPNHMMTLSFAVSAAIGALAGVLVTPITLTSYDLGVAIALKGFAAAMLGGMGIPAGALAGGLLLGLIEAFTAGYVSSVYKDAVAFVVILAVLFAMPQGLFGRKAMDRV, encoded by the coding sequence GTGGCGGAACTTCTCCAGTACCTGTTGTCGGGTGTGACGGTCGGCGCGGTCTATGCGCTGGTCGCGCTCGGCTTCACCCTGATCTACAACGCCTCCGACGTGGTGAACTTCGCCCAAGGGGAGTTCGTCATGCTGGGCGGCATGATCAGCTTCTTCGCCTGGCAGGCCGGTATTCCGCTGCCGCTCGCTGCGATCCTGGCCATCATCGCCACTGCGAGCGTCGGCGTACTGCTCAACAAGCTGGCGATCGAGCCGGCTCGGGGCGCGCCCGTCGCCAGCCTGATCATCATCACGATCGGTGCCTCGATCTTTCTGCGCGGCGGCGCGCAACTCGTCTTCGACAAGCAGTTGCACCGCTTTCCGAGTTTTTCCGGCGACGATCCGATCCGCATCCTCGGTGCGACGATCCTGCCCCAGAGCCTCTGGGTCATCGCGGGCGCGGTCGCGATCTTCCTCGCCCTGTGGCTGTTCTTCGCCCATACGCTGACCGGCAAGGCCGTGCTCGCCACCGCCAACAACCGCATCGCCGCGAGCCTGGTCGGCATCAATCCGAACCATATGATGACGCTGAGCTTTGCGGTCTCGGCTGCCATCGGCGCGCTGGCCGGCGTGCTCGTCACGCCGATCACCCTGACGAGCTATGATCTTGGCGTGGCGATCGCACTGAAGGGCTTCGCTGCAGCCATGCTCGGCGGCATGGGCATCCCGGCCGGCGCGCTGGCCGGCGGCCTGCTGCTCGGACTGATCGAGGCGTTCACGGCCGGCTATGTCAGCTCCGTCTACAAGGACGCCGTCGCCTTCGTGGTCATCCTCGCGGTCCTGTTCGCCATGCCGCAAGGCCTGTTCGGCCGCAAGGCGATGGACCGGGTCTGA
- a CDS encoding ABC transporter ATP-binding protein: MALLQVEGLGIDFGGLRAVNDVGFSVAPGEIVSVIGPNGAGKTTLFNMISGVYLPARGKITLDGHDVTGMAPNRLAERGLSRTFQNLQIFQRMSVLENAMTGCHLKERGAILSDLLCLPSSRRRSAVTKVRASELLERVGLARAAEHEASSLSYGALKRLEIARALALEPRILLLDEPAAGCNAVETEEIDHLIAEVAKSGVAVLLVEHDMKLVMRISNHIVVLDRGEKIAEGSPATVSRDPKVIEAYLGTQATETGHALG; this comes from the coding sequence ATGGCGCTTCTCCAGGTCGAAGGCCTCGGCATCGATTTCGGCGGTTTGCGTGCCGTCAACGATGTCGGCTTCTCGGTTGCGCCGGGCGAGATCGTCTCGGTGATCGGCCCCAACGGCGCCGGCAAGACCACGCTCTTCAACATGATCTCGGGCGTTTACCTGCCGGCTCGCGGCAAGATCACGCTGGATGGCCACGACGTGACGGGAATGGCGCCCAACCGGCTGGCCGAGCGCGGCCTGTCGCGCACCTTCCAGAATCTGCAGATCTTCCAGCGCATGAGCGTGCTGGAGAACGCCATGACCGGCTGCCATCTGAAGGAGCGCGGCGCGATCCTCAGCGATCTTCTCTGCCTACCCTCCTCGCGTCGCCGCAGTGCCGTGACGAAGGTGCGCGCGAGCGAGCTGCTGGAGCGCGTCGGTCTGGCGCGCGCCGCCGAGCACGAGGCATCCTCGCTCTCCTACGGCGCCCTCAAGCGCCTCGAAATCGCCCGCGCGCTGGCGCTCGAGCCGCGCATCCTGCTGCTCGACGAGCCTGCCGCCGGCTGCAACGCGGTCGAAACCGAGGAGATCGACCATCTGATCGCCGAGGTCGCCAAGTCCGGCGTCGCCGTCCTGCTCGTCGAGCACGACATGAAGCTGGTGATGCGCATCTCCAACCACATCGTCGTCCTCGACCGTGGCGAGAAGATCGCCGAAGGCTCACCGGCGACGGTGTCGCGCGATCCCAAGGTGATCGAGGCTTATCTCGGCACGCAAGCGACGGAGACGGGCCATGCTCTCGGTTGA